The sequence below is a genomic window from Polaribacter vadi.
AGGTATTTTAAGCTTTATTAAAAAAGGTTTATAGTTATTTAATTTTTATTAAAATCAAAAATACCTACAAGGTCAATAAAAAAGACCTTGTAGGAAAAATAAAGAAAATGAAGAAACATTTCGAAACAGAAGCGATTAGAACACAAACAGAAAGAAGTCAATTTTCTGAACATTCTACACCTTTATATTTAACATCTAGTTTTGTTTTTGATGATGCTGAAGAAATGAGAGCATCTTTTGCAGAGGAAAAACAACGCAATTTATACAGCAGATTTACAAATCCAAATACCACAGAATTTGTAGATAAAATTGTACAAATGGAAGGAGCAGAAGCTGGTTACGCTTTTGCAACAGGAATGTCTGCCATTTTTACAACATTTGCAGCTCTGCTAAATGCAGGCGATCATGTAGTTTCTTGTAGATCGGTTTTTGGTTCTACACACTCTATGTTCACCAAATTTTTACCAAAATGGAATATTGAAACTTCTTATTTTAAGGTGGATGAAGTTGATTTGGTAGAAAGTTTAATTAAAGAAAACACTAAAATTCTTTACATAGAAACACCTACAAATCCTGCAGTAGATATTTTAGATTTAGAATTGATTGGTAAAATTGCCAAAAAACACAATTTAATATTTATTGTAGATAATTGTTTTGCAACACCTTATGTGCAACAGCCAATTAAATTTGGTGCAGATTTGGTCATCCATTCTGCTACCAAATTAATTGATGGTCAAGGAAGAGTTTTAGGTGGAGTTACAGTTGGGAAAGCAGATTTAATGAGAGAAATCTATTTATTTGCAAGAAATACTGGGCCAGCAATGTCTCCTTTTAATGCTTGGGTTTTATCTAAAAGTTTAGAAACTTTATCAGTTAGGGTAGAAAAA
It includes:
- a CDS encoding O-succinylhomoserine sulfhydrylase codes for the protein MKKHFETEAIRTQTERSQFSEHSTPLYLTSSFVFDDAEEMRASFAEEKQRNLYSRFTNPNTTEFVDKIVQMEGAEAGYAFATGMSAIFTTFAALLNAGDHVVSCRSVFGSTHSMFTKFLPKWNIETSYFKVDEVDLVESLIKENTKILYIETPTNPAVDILDLELIGKIAKKHNLIFIVDNCFATPYVQQPIKFGADLVIHSATKLIDGQGRVLGGVTVGKADLMREIYLFARNTGPAMSPFNAWVLSKSLETLSVRVEKHAKNAKKLAKFLEKSDYVKMVKYPFLKSHPQYKVAKKQMKLGGNIVAFEIKGGLEAGRKFLDSIKMCSLSANLGDTRTIVTHPSSTTHGRLSEEDRLEVGITNGLVRISVGLENITDIIEDIKQALEK